AGCTGAACCTGTATGCGATCTACCCGTCGCGCCAGTACCTGGATGCCAAGATCAAGACCTGGGTCGAGTACCTGCGCAACTCGCTACCGGAGATTCTTGCCGCCCATGAGGCGGACTTGAAGACCCATCAGGTGCTGATCGCCAACTGAAAAAAGCGGCTGCATTGGGGGTGGGGACAATGGTAGGTTGCTAACCATTGAATCCAGCGTCTGGCAGACAGGGCCATGGGAGGGCTTCGCCCTCCATCGCGGATAAATCCGCTCCTACAGGGGTCGTGCACTTTCTGTAGGAGCGGATTTATCCGCGATGGGCCGCAACGCGGCCCCCTCTGCGCCCGACTCCGTCCTCCCGCCTTGCAGAGAAGCAGCCCGATGAAAAAAACCGTCCTGGCCTTCAGCCGCATCACCCAGGCCTCAGCCGAACGCCTGCAGCAAGACTTCAACGTGATCGTGCCGAACCCCAAGCTCGGCGACATCAACGCCCAGTTCAACGAAGCCCTGCCCGAGGCCCACGGCCTGATCGGCGTGGGCCGCAAGCTCGGCCGCGCGCAGCTCGAAGGCGCGGGCAAGCTGGAGGTGGTGTCCAGCGTCTCGGTGGGCTACGACAATTATGACCTGGACTACTTCAACGAACGCGGCATCGCCCTGACCAACACCCCCGACGTGCTCACCGAAAGCACCGCCGACCTGGGCTTCGCCCTGATCATGGGCTGCGCCCGGCGCACCGCCGAGCTGGACGCCTGGACCAAGGCCGGCCAGTGGCAGGCCACCGTCGGCCCGGCGCACTTCGGCAGCGACGTGCACGGCAAGACCCTGGGCATCGTCGGCCTGGGCAACATCGGCGCGGCCATCGCCCGCCGTGGCCGTTTCGGTTTCAACATGCAGGTGCTGTACACCGGCAACAGCCGCAAGGCCGCGCTGGAGGAGGAGCTGGGCGCGCAGTTCCGCAGCCTGGACGAGTTGCTGGGCGAAGCTGATTTCGTCTGCCTGGTGGTGCCGCTGTCCGACGCCACCCGCAAGCTGATCGGTGCTCGTGAACTGAAGCTGATGAAGCCCAGCGCGTTCCTGGTCAACGTTGCTCGCGGGCCAGTGGTGGACGAGGCGGCGCTGGTCGAGGCGCTACAGAACGGCACGATTCGCGGTGCCGGGCTGGATGTGTACGAGAAGGAGCCGCTGAGCGATTCGCCGCTGTTCAAGCTGCCCAACGCCCTGACCCTGCCGCACATCGGCTCGGCCACCGCCGAGACCCGCGAGGCCATGGCCAACCGGGCGCTGGACAACCTGCGCGCGGCGCTGCTCGGTGAGCGGCCACGGGACCTGGTGAACCCGCAGGTGTGGAAGCACTGAAGCGCGTTCGCCGGCATCTACCGGTTGGCGCGAACTTGTAGGAGCCAGCTTCGCTGGCGAACCGGGGCCAATGCAGGCCTCGGATCTGTGCGCGGCACTGTTCGCCAGCAAAGCTGGCGCCTACAGGGGTATTGCGGTTGACCGGGAGATAGCGATCAGCAGGGCTGCCGTCGGTGCTTGGTCTCCTGGTAGATCCGCCCGATGCACTCGTCCAGGGTGCCATCCGTCATTCAACGTGCCAACGCCACGGCCTCAGTCCTGACCTTGGGCTTGCGAAACACCAGCACATTCCCCGCCATCACCGCCACCAGCCCCAGCAACGCCGGCGCCGTCCACTGGTACCCCTCGGCCACCGCCGATACGTTCAGCGCCACCAACGGGAACAGCACCGTGCAGTACGCTGCCCGCTCCGGCCCCATGCGCCCGACCAGGGTCAGGTAGGCAGTAAAAGCGATCACCGAGCCTGGGATCACCAAGTACAGCAGCGAACCGATATAGCGGGCGTTCCATTCCATGTCGAAGGGAATGCCCTTGACCAGGCAATACACCGCCAGCATCGAGGCGCCGTACACCATGCCCCAGGCATTGGTAGTCATGGGCTTGAGCCCGGCCTTCTGCTGCACGGTGGACAGCATGTTGCCCGCCGAGAAGCACAACGTGCCGAGCAGTCCCAGCCCCAGGCCGTACAAGGTCTCGCGGCTGGCGGCGTGGTGCGACAGCTCTGGCCAGAACAGCAAGCCCAGCCCGAGCAGGCCCAAGGCCCCGCCGGCCAGCACGTTGGCGGCGATGCGCTGGCCGAAGAAGATCCGCGCGTTGATCGCGTTCCACAAGGTGGCGGTGGAGAACACCACGGCGATCAGGCCGGTGGCGACCCACTGGCTGGCGGTGAGGAAGCACATGAAGTTGACGCAGAACAGGCACAACCCCTGGGCCAGGCACACCAGGTGGCCACGGCGGTTCATCGGTTGCAGGCGGCGGGTGAGCAGCAGGAAGGCGAACAGGATCAGCCCGGCCAGGGCGAAGCGGTAGACGATCGACACCGGGATGGCGACCTCGCCCAGCTGCAGTTTCAGGGCGATCCAGGTGGTGCCCCAGATCAGGACGGTGAGCAGGTAGAGCGACAGGTTCATGGAAGTCCTCCGGGTGTTGAGCCAAGGGCCGCGTTGCGGCCTTCGCCGGCAAGCCGGCTCCTACGGGGACGCTGTAGGAGCCGGCTTGCCGGCGAACACCCGAGACGACATGCCCATTGCCAGTCTCCAACGCCCTGCTTGTTCCGGCTTGCACAAACTTGCGCTTTTCCACCCCAGGTAGCTGCCAGCCCGCCCCGCGCGCAGTACGATGGGCACCAGAGGAGTCGCCCATGCCCCCACTCGATCACCTGCAGGTCTTCAACGTCCTGAACGCCTCGCCCCACGCCAAGCTGGAGCTGAGCGCGCACCTGGGCGACGGGCTGGCGGCGGCGTTGTGGAGCAACCGCCACGACGCCCGCGACTACCAGGCCCCCAGCCACCACACCCTGTCCTGCTACATCGCCGAGGGCACCGGCACCTTCCGCCGCCAGCGCCCGGCCGACAAAGGCGCGCCGGACAAACTGTGCGTCATGCCCGCCGGCCACGAGTCGAACTGGGTGATCAACGGCTCGATCCGCCTGGCCCACCTGTACATCAGCGAGGAACAGTTCGCCCTCGGCTGCACCCGCCTGCTCGACCGCGAGCCCCGGGAGATGCAGCTGCGCGAAGAGACCTTCCTCGACGATCCGCAACAGGCCCGGCGCTTCCACCAGCTGATCCACCTGGACTGGGCCGAGCCTGGCGAACGCCTGCTGGCCAGCAGCCTGGCCCACGCCATCATCGACCACGCCGTGTTGCACCAGGCCGGGTTGCGCGAGGGGTTGAAGCTCAAGGGCGGGCTGGCGCCACATCTGCGTCGGCAGTTGGTGGAGTACATCGAGACCCACCTCGACCAGCCATTGACCCTCGGCGAGCTGGCGCTGCGCTGCAACCTCTCCGAATACCACTTTGCCCGGATGTTCCGCGCCAGCTTCGGCCTACCGCCGCATCAGTACCTGTTGGCCAGGCGCCTGCACCGGGCCTGCGAGCTACTGCGCCTGGGCGACCTGCCGCTGGGGCAGGTGGCATTGCTGTGCGGGTTCGCCAGCGCCAGCCACTTCAGCAATCGGTTCCGGCAGGCGCTGGGGGCAACGCCAGGGGACTATCGGGCTGCGTTCGCCGGTTGATCCTGGGGCCGCGTCGCGGCCCTTTCGCGACACAAGGCCGCTCCCACAGGAGATCGCCGTCTTTTGTGGGAGCGGCCTTGTGTCGCGAAAGGACCGCAACGCGGTCCCAGCAATCTAGAACTCGAAGGTACTCGACAGGCTCACCTGCCGCGCATCGCCGATCGCCACGAAATACCGGTTCACCGCCGAGCTGTAGTACACCTTGTCGAACAGGTTCTTCACGTTCAGTTGCAGGCGCACCTTGTGCTCGTCGAGCTTGGTCTCGTAGCTGGCAAAGGCGTCGGCCACGGTGTAGGCCGGCAGTTCGAAATCATTGGTCGGGTTGCCGGCACGCTCACCCACGTAGCGGGCGCCAGCCCCCATGCGCAGGCGATCGCCACCAAACAGGCTGCCATAGTCATACACCGCCGACAGCGAACCACTGTGACGGGCGACGTTCTGCAGACGATTACCCTTCAGGTCCGGGTCCTTGGTCACCTCGGCATCGGTGAACGCATAGGCGCCGATCAGGCTCCAGCGCTCGCTGAGCTGCCCGGCCAGGTCCAGTTCCACACCACGAGAACTGACTTCACCCGCGTTGCTGTACAGCGTTTCGCCGGTGTTGGTATCGAAGTTGGACACCAGCACATTGCGCTTGGTGATATCGAACAGCGCCAGGGTGCCGGAGAGCCGCCCGGGCATGTCGAGCTTGGCCCCCAGCTCCCAGGACTTGCCCTCCTCCGGGGCGACCGACGCGTCCAGCACCAGCCCGCCGGTCAATGGCGCGATGCTGGAGTTGGGCTTGAACGACTCGCTGTAGCTGCCATAGAACGACAGCTGCTCGTCCACCTTGTACACCACGCCCGCGTGGGGCACCCAGGCGCGGTCGCGGGTGTCGGTATTGGCGCTGAACGGGCGGCCACGGCCGGCGTACTGGTCGTACTGTTGCAGGCGCGCGCCCGCCACCAGGATCCAGTGCTCGTCCAGGTGCAGGGCATCCTGGAAGAACAGCGCGTCGGTGCGCAGCTTGTCGGTCTGGTCGCTGTCGCTGGCGCGCACGGTGCTGCCCTCGACTTCACGACCATAGACCGGGTCGAGGTAGCTGAAGGTCGAGCGGCTGGCCTGGCGGATCAAATCGGCGCGG
This genomic stretch from Pseudomonas entomophila L48 harbors:
- a CDS encoding 2-hydroxyacid dehydrogenase; the encoded protein is MKKTVLAFSRITQASAERLQQDFNVIVPNPKLGDINAQFNEALPEAHGLIGVGRKLGRAQLEGAGKLEVVSSVSVGYDNYDLDYFNERGIALTNTPDVLTESTADLGFALIMGCARRTAELDAWTKAGQWQATVGPAHFGSDVHGKTLGIVGLGNIGAAIARRGRFGFNMQVLYTGNSRKAALEEELGAQFRSLDELLGEADFVCLVVPLSDATRKLIGARELKLMKPSAFLVNVARGPVVDEAALVEALQNGTIRGAGLDVYEKEPLSDSPLFKLPNALTLPHIGSATAETREAMANRALDNLRAALLGERPRDLVNPQVWKH
- a CDS encoding DMT family transporter, with protein sequence MNLSLYLLTVLIWGTTWIALKLQLGEVAIPVSIVYRFALAGLILFAFLLLTRRLQPMNRRGHLVCLAQGLCLFCVNFMCFLTASQWVATGLIAVVFSTATLWNAINARIFFGQRIAANVLAGGALGLLGLGLLFWPELSHHAASRETLYGLGLGLLGTLCFSAGNMLSTVQQKAGLKPMTTNAWGMVYGASMLAVYCLVKGIPFDMEWNARYIGSLLYLVIPGSVIAFTAYLTLVGRMGPERAAYCTVLFPLVALNVSAVAEGYQWTAPALLGLVAVMAGNVLVFRKPKVRTEAVALAR
- a CDS encoding helix-turn-helix domain-containing protein — encoded protein: MPPLDHLQVFNVLNASPHAKLELSAHLGDGLAAALWSNRHDARDYQAPSHHTLSCYIAEGTGTFRRQRPADKGAPDKLCVMPAGHESNWVINGSIRLAHLYISEEQFALGCTRLLDREPREMQLREETFLDDPQQARRFHQLIHLDWAEPGERLLASSLAHAIIDHAVLHQAGLREGLKLKGGLAPHLRRQLVEYIETHLDQPLTLGELALRCNLSEYHFARMFRASFGLPPHQYLLARRLHRACELLRLGDLPLGQVALLCGFASASHFSNRFRQALGATPGDYRAAFAG